Within bacterium, the genomic segment TACCACATAAATAACACCTTGTACATTCGAACCGGGATTTAGAGTAACACTGCCGTCAACAACAAAAATACCCCATATTTGTATATTAGTTCCTACATTCAAATTTCCGTAAACATGAGTTACATTCGGCTGGCCTGTACCGGGAACAAAAAAACTTCCGAGATAATTATTAAGAGGAGACCAGTTGGCTACAGGCTGATCATGATTCTGGCCGGAAGGAGATGAAAGAGCATACAAAGCTGCCACATCTATAGTCGGAATATCTGTATTCTGCAGAAGAAGGTTGTTATCTTCTATACCCGATTCATTATAAGCTTTGATTCCTGAAATACTGCTTTTTGCAATAATCACTCTGTCTGCTATGGTCCCAGATTGAACGTCAACAACGACCGTACTTGATGAATTGCCGTAATCAGAAGTCACGCTAAGCTGCTGGTTTCCTCCGTCTGATTCAAGATTTATATATACACTTGCATTCCCCACAGAGATGTTCATTTCATTATTGTCAGTTGTGAGCACACCTTTTTCAATTGCTTTTATTCCGAAAAATACTCCGCTCTCAGCAGCATAGTCTGCCTGTACCCTCTCTGCGGTTTTTGCAATACTTACGCCTTCATTTCTCATCAGCATTGCAGCACCCATGCCCATAAGCGCGAGAGTAACCACAAAAATCAGAACATAAGCTGACCAGAAACCATTTTCTTCTTTTAATAAACGCATCACAAATCCCCACACAATTTAATTATAAAAATTTCTCGGAGAAATCTGTGTCGATAGTTCATAACTGTGGCTGTCATCTCCAACTGTTATATCAATCTTTACACGCCTGATATCGTTTCTCGGCCAGTAAAAAGGAGATATAACAGAGCCTGCTTCATCATAATAAGTTATATTGAAATTTTTAACACCCACAATTACTTTACTCATTGTACCGAACAATCCTTCTGACCTTTTAATTGCCCCGCTGTTTAATTGATATTCAATGTTGGAATAAGACGGAGTATCAAATTGTATGTCATCG encodes:
- a CDS encoding prepilin-type N-terminal cleavage/methylation domain-containing protein, translated to MKIRREEGFSLMELVVVIVVIGIISATLLPFLKANINAYLSVRSGKDLIQSTRIGIERMIAEIRTVQSSNDIDFGLADDIQFDTPSYSNIEYQLNSGAIKRSEGLFGTMSKVIVGVKNFNITYYDEAGSVISPFYWPRNDIRRVKIDITVGDDSHSYELSTQISPRNFYN